Within Protaetiibacter intestinalis, the genomic segment AGGGTGGTCTTGCCTGCGCCGTTGGGGCCGAGCAGGCCGACGAGCTCCCCCTCGCCGACGGCGAGGTCGACGTCGTCGAGGGCGAGGATGTCGCCGAAGCGCCGGGTGACGCCGTCGAGGGCGGCGAGGGTGGTCATGGGGTTCCTCCGAGGAGTGATCTGAGCTGGGCGGTGTAGTCCTCGAACGCACGGCGCCCGGCCGTGCTGAGCGAGAGGTAGGTGACGGGCGAGCGGCCCTGGAAGGTCTTGTCGACGGCGAGGTAGCCGGCGTCCTCGAGCTTGCGCAGGTGCGTGGAGAGGTTGCCCGCGGTCATCGCGAGCAGCTCCTGCAGGCGGGGGAACGAGATCCGGTCGCCGGCGTCG encodes:
- a CDS encoding transcriptional regulator — protein: MDELDPVIHASARLRICATLAALDAGDRISFPRLQELLAMTAGNLSTHLRKLEDAGYLAVDKTFQGRSPVTYLSLSTAGRRAFEDYTAQLRSLLGGTP